The following are encoded together in the Macadamia integrifolia cultivar HAES 741 chromosome 10, SCU_Mint_v3, whole genome shotgun sequence genome:
- the LOC122091405 gene encoding plant UBX domain-containing protein 11, with protein MERSISLFAFKGSISEAIVEAKRQRKLFVVYISGEDKDSMLLEQSTWTDLNVAESMSKYCIFLHLPQGSIDASQFSAIYPQKSVPCITAIGYNGVQMWQNEGYTSAEDLVSCIEKARLSLHCQETTATFLTAALAYKKSEAMSSQASNVALSAEGNSSSTDVPSSSTDKPLQDPENKELVTSELVDSGGEPALELNTEPNAEAPSQLIHAHELVSGKDEQTPSANEVSRKFENTEIVVSDNDGVECRSFSLGAGCSAPQWNTTMNDHSLEFSQGSSEKISNDVDNNLQNTKAEVPQSSSEMIGNDADNSLTNATVDMLDNCGAISKSNDVHLNIRLPDGASLQKKFSVADTLNMVRDYVDETQTTGIGSYHLAIPYPRKVFDEHDMSKPLSELGLFNRQALMVVPYHPAAKTHRGQSSSFENSSSSHQSDPSNGTNGGYFGYVRRILSYVNPFSYLGGNASSPSSSQESNDGLWQYRPNPNLQNNLRERAQPSYPPSQGMTPTGEGASKSRKPMSGFGSNIRTLRETEDDDSQFKGKNAFWNGNSTQYGGDGDSR; from the exons gAGAGGACAAAGACTCAATGCTGTTGGAGCAATCAACATGGACAGATTTAAAT GTGGCAGAATCAATGTCAAAGTATTGCATCTTCTTGCATCTCCCACAAGGAAGTATTGATGCGTCACAATTTTCTGCTATTT ACCCACAGAAATCAGTCCCTTGTATAACAGCTATTGGATACAATGGAGTACAgatgtggcagaatg AAGGTTATACTAGTGCTGAAGATCTGGTTTCTTGTATAGAGAAGGCACGGCTGAGTCTCCATTGCCAG GAAACAACTGCCACTTTCCTGACTGCAGCACTGGCATATAAGAAATCTGAAGCGATGAGTTCTCAGGCTTCTAATGTTGCCTTGTCTGCAGAAGGAAATTCTTCGAGCACTGATGTGCCATCATCTTCAACAGATAAACCTCTTCAAGATCCAGAGAACAAAGAATTGGTTACCTCTGAGCTAGTTGACAGTGGTGGTGAGCCTGCACTTGAG CTAAATACAGAGCCCAATGCAGAAGCCCCTTCACAACTAATTCATGCCCATGAGTTGGTGAGTGGTAAGGATGAACAGACACCTTCAGCAAATGAAGTATCTCGAAAATTTGAGAATACTGAAATAGTTGTTTCAGACAATGATGGAGTTGAATGTAGATCTTTCAGTCTTGGGGCCGGATGTTCCGCACCTCAATGGAACACCACTATGAATGATCATAGCTTAGAATTTTCACAAGGCAGTTCAGAGAAAATTAGTAATGATGTGGATAACAACTTACAAAACACAAAGGCAGAGGTTCCTCAAAGCAGTTCAGAGATGATTGGTAATGATGCAGATAACAGCTTGACAAATGCAACGGTTGATATGTTGGATAACTGTGGGGCTATTAGTAAATCGAATGACGTTCATTTAAACATCCGATTGCCTGATGGTGCAAGTCTTCAGAAGAAATTTTCTGTGGCTGACACATTGAATATGGTCAGGGATTATGTGGATGAAACCCAGACGACAGGAATAGGGTCATATCATCTAGCAATTCCTTATCCACGGAAGGTGTTTGATGAGCATG ATATGAGCAAACCATTGTCAGAACTGGGACTCTTTAATAGACAAGCATTGATGGTTGTTCCATATCATCCAGCTGCCAAGACCCACAGGGGACAGTCATCATCCTTTGAAAACAGTAGTTCCTCTCATCAGAGTGATCCTTCCAATGGCACCAATGGGGGATATTTTGGATACGTTCGGAGGATACTATCTTACGTGAATCCGTTCTCCTATCTTGGTGGTAATGCCAGCTCACCGAGTTCTTCACAGGAATCAAATGATGGCTTGTGGCAGTACC GTCCAAATCCTAACCTCCAGAATAATTTGAGGGAAAGGGCCCAGCCCTCATATCCACCGAGCCAGGGGATGACTCCTACCGGAGAAGGTGCTAGCAAGAGCAGGAAACCAATGTCTGGTTTTGGAAGCAATATCCGTACGCTTAGAGAGACTGAAGACGACGACAGTCAATTTAAAGGCAAAAATGCCTTCTGGAATGGTAACTCTACTCAGTATGGCGGTGATGGTGACAGCAGATGA